Proteins encoded by one window of Cyclobacteriaceae bacterium:
- a CDS encoding FMN-binding glutamate synthase family protein — MRKIFILSSLVVTALILVWAYYWIYALWAFVLVGPIIFMGVQDIVQTRQSLKRNFPLAGRLRYVFEDLRPKIQQYFVESDTDGAPINRIDRSVIYQRAKKQLDTIPFGTQLDVYAEGYEWITHSVTPLDHHKLDHSPRVLVGNKDCKQPYSASILNVSAMSFGSLSGNAVEALNAGAKIGGFAHNTGEGGISPHHLKYGGDLIWQIGTGYFGARDAEGNFSPEAFQKNATRPEVKMIEIKLSQGAKPGHGGILPAKKNTPEIAAIRGVQPGTTVFSPPFHSAFSTPIGLIEFVKQLRELSGGKPIGFKLCIGRKSEFLGICKAMVQLNTYPDFITIDGGEGGTGAAPPEFTNFVGMPLLDAVAFADDALRGFGIREHIKLDCSGKILSGFHIFRAMALGADFTNCARAMMMALGCIQALECNKNTCPVGVATQDPYFAKGLVVEDKKARVANYHKHTVDSLVELLSSTGLDSPAKINRTHVYRRVFMNMVKTYAEIYPPIPEGCLLDQADSPIEFDAYLNQAKAESFGT; from the coding sequence ATGAGAAAGATTTTCATCCTCAGTTCCCTCGTTGTAACCGCACTTATACTGGTATGGGCATATTACTGGATTTATGCCCTGTGGGCATTTGTACTGGTTGGCCCGATTATTTTTATGGGTGTGCAAGACATTGTTCAAACCCGTCAATCCTTAAAAAGAAATTTTCCGCTAGCCGGGCGCTTGCGCTACGTCTTTGAAGACTTGCGTCCAAAAATTCAACAATACTTTGTAGAGTCTGATACAGATGGTGCACCCATCAATCGCATTGATCGCTCCGTAATTTACCAGCGTGCAAAAAAACAACTCGACACCATTCCTTTCGGGACACAACTGGATGTTTATGCTGAAGGATACGAATGGATAACGCACTCTGTTACTCCATTAGATCATCACAAACTGGATCATAGTCCAAGGGTATTGGTTGGCAACAAAGATTGCAAGCAGCCCTATTCGGCCAGCATACTCAATGTATCCGCCATGAGCTTCGGCTCTTTAAGTGGCAACGCAGTTGAAGCCTTAAATGCGGGCGCCAAGATTGGCGGCTTTGCGCACAACACAGGCGAGGGAGGCATCAGTCCGCACCACCTCAAATACGGTGGCGATCTCATCTGGCAAATTGGCACTGGTTATTTCGGTGCACGCGATGCGGAAGGGAATTTTTCTCCGGAAGCCTTTCAGAAAAACGCGACACGCCCCGAAGTAAAAATGATTGAGATAAAACTTTCGCAAGGTGCGAAACCGGGACATGGCGGAATTTTACCGGCCAAGAAAAACACTCCGGAAATAGCTGCCATTCGTGGTGTACAGCCTGGCACTACGGTTTTCTCTCCCCCGTTTCACAGTGCATTCAGCACACCCATTGGGTTGATTGAATTTGTGAAGCAACTGCGTGAACTTTCTGGTGGCAAGCCCATCGGATTTAAACTCTGCATCGGAAGGAAGAGTGAGTTTCTTGGCATCTGCAAAGCCATGGTGCAGCTAAACACCTATCCTGATTTTATTACCATTGATGGCGGTGAAGGTGGAACAGGTGCCGCACCACCGGAATTTACCAACTTTGTAGGCATGCCCTTGCTGGATGCAGTAGCTTTTGCTGATGACGCCCTGCGTGGCTTCGGCATTCGTGAACATATTAAACTGGATTGCTCTGGAAAAATTCTTTCCGGTTTTCACATCTTCCGCGCCATGGCCCTCGGTGCCGACTTCACTAACTGTGCTCGCGCCATGATGATGGCATTGGGTTGCATACAGGCATTGGAGTGCAACAAAAATACTTGCCCTGTGGGTGTGGCAACACAAGATCCCTACTTCGCGAAAGGATTGGTTGTTGAAGATAAAAAGGCGCGCGTAGCCAACTACCACAAACACACGGTAGATAGTTTAGTTGAACTGCTGTCATCCACCGGCTTAGACAGCCCCGCTAAAATTAACCGTACACACGTGTACCGCAGGGTGTTTATGAACATGGTAAAAACCTATGCGGAAATCTATCCGCCCATTCCGGAAGGCTGCTTATTAGACCAGGCTGATTCACCAATTGAGTTTGATGCGTATTTAAACCAGGCGAAAGCGGAGAGTTTTGGGACGTAG
- a CDS encoding MBL fold metallo-hydrolase, with the protein MDVRVKFLGAAESVTGSRYLVDAGDFRFLFDCGLFQGLKDLRLRNWDEFPVDPATIQCVVLSHAHIDHIGYLPKLVKEGFNGPIYCTHPTADLAELMLLDSAKLQEEEAEFAEKKGYSKHEHPKPLYTVEDANAVFPLLKSYGYGERIRIHDRVEIIYNDAGHLLGSAITEVFITGDSQTKKLVFSGDIGRETSAMLHPPTTITEADVLFVESTYGNKENPYDDPTDDFTRIANETFDRGGVLLIPAFAVGRTQGILYYLRQLMKEDKIPDVPVYVDSPMAISATYLFFKHPKFLKKEFNLHEFVKEAETNMLVFVRSNEHSKTLNEIKKNAIIISSSGMLTGGRILHHLYHRLKREQDTVLLAGFQAEGTRGRRLLDGEKTIKIFGEDVPVKCKLEYISSMSGHADKGELFRWLKNFEDSPKITFTTHGEGTDLHAYAKNISETFGWNVTVPKYLESFEVFQGI; encoded by the coding sequence ATGGATGTTCGTGTAAAATTTCTTGGGGCAGCTGAAAGTGTAACGGGCTCCCGATACCTGGTAGATGCCGGGGACTTTCGGTTTTTATTTGATTGCGGATTGTTTCAAGGCTTGAAAGATCTGCGATTGCGCAACTGGGATGAGTTTCCGGTTGATCCGGCAACTATTCAATGCGTGGTGCTCAGTCATGCGCACATCGATCACATTGGCTATTTGCCCAAGCTGGTTAAAGAAGGATTCAATGGTCCCATTTATTGTACACATCCAACAGCCGATTTAGCCGAACTCATGCTGCTCGACTCAGCCAAATTACAGGAGGAAGAAGCTGAGTTTGCCGAAAAGAAAGGCTATTCAAAACATGAACATCCCAAGCCCTTGTATACGGTGGAGGATGCAAACGCTGTTTTTCCTTTACTGAAGTCATATGGTTACGGTGAGCGTATCCGTATCCACGATAGAGTTGAAATTATTTATAACGATGCCGGGCATTTACTTGGCTCCGCCATAACAGAAGTATTTATTACAGGAGATTCGCAAACCAAAAAATTGGTTTTCTCCGGTGACATTGGCCGCGAAACCAGTGCCATGCTGCATCCACCAACCACCATTACCGAAGCGGATGTGTTGTTTGTAGAATCAACTTATGGAAATAAAGAAAATCCATATGACGATCCAACCGATGATTTTACACGCATTGCCAACGAAACATTTGATCGGGGAGGGGTGCTGCTTATTCCGGCTTTTGCGGTAGGTCGTACGCAAGGTATTTTGTACTACCTGCGTCAACTGATGAAGGAGGATAAAATTCCGGATGTGCCGGTTTATGTGGATAGCCCGATGGCGATTTCTGCTACGTATTTATTTTTCAAGCATCCGAAATTTCTGAAGAAGGAATTTAACCTTCATGAATTTGTGAAAGAAGCGGAAACCAACATGCTGGTGTTTGTTCGTTCCAATGAGCACTCCAAAACGTTGAACGAGATCAAGAAGAACGCCATCATCATTTCTTCCAGCGGCATGCTAACGGGCGGTCGCATCCTGCATCACCTGTACCACCGGTTAAAGCGTGAACAAGATACGGTGTTGTTAGCTGGATTTCAGGCCGAAGGTACACGCGGCAGACGTTTACTGGATGGCGAAAAAACCATTAAAATTTTTGGTGAGGACGTTCCGGTAAAATGCAAACTGGAGTACATCAGTTCTATGAGTGGCCATGCCGATAAGGGCGAGTTGTTTCGGTGGTTAAAGAATTTTGAAGATAGCCCGAAGATTACGTTTACCACCCATGGTGAAGGTACCGACCTACATGCCTATGCAAAAAATATAAGTGAAACCTTTGGCTGGAATGTAACTGTGCCCAAATACCTGGAAAGCTTTGAGGTGTTTCAGGGGATTTAG
- a CDS encoding tetratricopeptide repeat protein, whose product MNKSTPLALIGLLFTLMTTQLVAQNQDSIFQVRYTAALEKLNAGAYRDAATQLSQLIGNGYKNPDAHVNRGLAYYQMKDYEKAVSDFTEAEKAGASSSKINEYRGNAYYFLKNWSGAISDLEKLLSTGRSDVEIIQRIGTAKYSIKDYKGAAESLTRAVGRGVKDKDVFSMLGLSYAQLKDCPETIKSLSAAVSMGASDKEVFVQLGNCQYAAKDYAGTVESLSRAIGLGVATPEVFLQRGNSLYAQQRFDDAAKDYEKVVSLGVKDAEVFKNLGDIRFTKNDFSGAIKYYDQSVALVDKDAVVFNNRGKAKQNTGDAKGAVADFDKALQLNPTYTKALSNRGMARFDIQDYSGSVEDLEKAKSPEGDPQEIQRRLGIAKYNLNLPDAARVNLEAALKAGSKDPKVMLYTGYLRFENNDFKGTVDLLTSAEMAGEKDIKLNEKRGKASFQLKDYKAAVVDLKKVADKGEADLATVEGLGISYLNLEHDKEALPFLEKAASLGSKNKDVYYQLGNARFRQNDFDAAIESYNKAIDLGVSDEVIFNNRGKAKLNKNLAKESLEDFTRALSIRQDYVLAYKNRARARFQVEEFPGVITDLAVVVARNQADAEDYGLLGLSRFNMKDYKSAVDELTKAIEGGNQNVEVLKARGFAFLELKEYEKAIPDLTVAIDKGVTDAAVFAGRGTAKYFAKDFAGALPDLDKAIQQGLNEATLYDMRGYCKYEAKNFTGSITDFTQAIERDGKLGIAYFHRGDAQYREGKWGFAVDDYTQAIAQGIKDPILYNNRGKAHLEQQSYNEAIADFSQAISVNAQYAKAFENRGLAYFKMEKYAEASKDFRSAEKLIEKPEAELYKLLADSYFNAKNYVVSLEYFDKLISAGFNDKEVYYRRGRVLMETESYEAAIKDFDAAQKAGDNSLQLFLDKAKAYVMLDNTKAAITELTNAINIDKNNSDAYFNRALIKEGIGDFEGAVIDYNRVISLNPEDGLAYYNRANCKAEMDDIGAGISDLDDAIRIEPKNASYYKLRGNFYYQLQETDKACFDWRKAVEFGDSKARFQIDQYCKKK is encoded by the coding sequence ATGAACAAAAGTACTCCCCTCGCATTGATTGGTTTGTTGTTTACCCTGATGACCACGCAGTTGGTGGCGCAAAATCAGGATTCCATTTTTCAGGTTCGGTACACAGCTGCTTTGGAGAAATTGAATGCAGGTGCTTACCGCGATGCGGCCACACAACTATCCCAACTTATTGGCAATGGGTATAAGAATCCGGACGCGCATGTAAATCGTGGTTTGGCGTATTATCAAATGAAGGATTATGAAAAAGCAGTAAGTGATTTTACCGAGGCTGAGAAGGCAGGCGCATCATCATCAAAGATCAATGAGTATCGGGGCAACGCATATTACTTTTTGAAGAATTGGTCGGGAGCGATCAGCGACCTGGAAAAACTTTTATCAACCGGCCGTTCTGATGTGGAAATCATTCAACGTATCGGCACGGCAAAGTATTCTATTAAAGATTATAAAGGCGCTGCTGAATCCCTTACCAGAGCAGTGGGTCGTGGAGTAAAAGATAAAGATGTGTTCAGCATGTTGGGGCTCAGCTATGCACAGTTAAAGGATTGCCCGGAAACGATTAAGTCACTTTCAGCAGCGGTTTCTATGGGCGCCAGCGATAAAGAAGTGTTTGTTCAATTGGGCAACTGTCAGTATGCCGCGAAAGATTATGCCGGCACTGTTGAATCATTGAGTCGTGCTATTGGATTGGGTGTGGCCACACCCGAAGTTTTTCTTCAGCGTGGGAATTCCTTGTATGCACAACAACGTTTCGATGATGCCGCCAAAGATTATGAGAAAGTAGTTTCACTTGGTGTAAAGGATGCGGAGGTATTTAAAAATCTGGGAGACATTCGCTTCACTAAAAATGATTTTTCCGGAGCGATAAAATACTACGATCAGTCTGTTGCGTTAGTCGACAAGGACGCGGTGGTGTTCAACAATCGCGGTAAAGCAAAACAGAACACCGGTGATGCAAAAGGCGCAGTGGCTGATTTTGATAAGGCCCTTCAACTCAATCCAACCTATACAAAAGCTTTGTCCAATCGAGGTATGGCGCGTTTTGATATTCAGGATTATTCCGGATCGGTTGAAGATTTGGAAAAGGCTAAAAGCCCGGAAGGTGACCCACAGGAAATTCAGCGAAGATTGGGTATTGCAAAGTACAACCTCAATTTACCCGATGCGGCACGCGTGAACCTGGAAGCTGCGTTGAAGGCCGGATCAAAAGATCCGAAGGTGATGCTCTATACCGGGTACCTTCGTTTTGAGAACAATGATTTCAAGGGCACTGTTGATCTGCTCACATCAGCGGAGATGGCCGGTGAGAAGGACATCAAGTTGAACGAAAAAAGAGGAAAAGCATCTTTTCAATTGAAAGATTATAAGGCCGCGGTTGTCGACTTAAAAAAAGTAGCTGATAAGGGAGAGGCGGATCTCGCCACAGTTGAAGGATTGGGTATTTCTTACCTCAACCTTGAACATGACAAGGAGGCTTTGCCATTTTTGGAGAAGGCCGCTTCGTTGGGCAGTAAAAACAAAGATGTGTATTATCAACTCGGTAATGCTCGGTTCAGACAAAATGATTTTGATGCCGCTATAGAATCGTATAACAAAGCCATCGACCTGGGTGTCAGCGATGAAGTGATTTTCAACAATCGGGGAAAAGCAAAATTGAATAAGAATTTGGCCAAAGAATCCCTTGAGGATTTTACGCGCGCGTTGAGCATCCGCCAGGATTATGTGTTGGCCTATAAAAACCGGGCGCGTGCGCGTTTTCAGGTTGAAGAGTTTCCGGGAGTGATCACTGACTTGGCTGTTGTTGTGGCCCGCAATCAGGCTGATGCAGAGGACTATGGGTTATTGGGCTTGTCGCGTTTCAACATGAAAGATTATAAGAGCGCGGTAGATGAATTAACGAAAGCCATTGAAGGGGGCAACCAAAACGTTGAGGTGCTGAAAGCCCGCGGCTTTGCCTTTTTGGAATTGAAGGAATATGAAAAGGCAATTCCGGATTTAACGGTTGCTATTGATAAAGGTGTTACAGATGCGGCAGTATTTGCCGGCCGCGGTACAGCTAAATATTTCGCTAAAGATTTTGCAGGAGCTTTACCCGATCTGGATAAGGCCATTCAACAAGGTTTGAATGAGGCTACGCTTTATGATATGCGCGGTTACTGTAAATATGAAGCAAAGAATTTTACCGGCTCCATTACCGACTTTACCCAAGCCATTGAACGTGATGGCAAACTGGGCATTGCATACTTTCATCGGGGTGATGCACAATATCGTGAAGGCAAGTGGGGCTTTGCCGTAGATGACTACACACAGGCGATTGCCCAAGGCATTAAGGATCCAATCTTGTATAATAACAGAGGAAAAGCCCATCTGGAACAACAAAGCTATAACGAAGCCATTGCCGACTTTTCGCAAGCTATTTCCGTGAATGCACAATATGCCAAGGCGTTTGAAAACCGTGGTCTTGCGTATTTCAAAATGGAGAAGTATGCGGAAGCCTCAAAAGATTTTCGTTCGGCAGAAAAGCTAATTGAAAAACCAGAGGCAGAACTGTATAAACTCCTGGCTGACTCCTACTTTAATGCGAAAAATTATGTGGTATCATTAGAGTATTTCGATAAATTAATCAGTGCCGGATTTAATGATAAGGAAGTTTACTATCGAAGAGGAAGGGTTTTGATGGAAACGGAAAGCTATGAAGCGGCTATTAAAGATTTTGATGCTGCACAGAAAGCCGGTGATAACTCATTGCAACTGTTTCTCGATAAAGCAAAAGCTTATGTGATGTTGGACAACACAAAAGCTGCCATAACAGAACTCACCAACGCCATCAACATCGATAAGAATAATTCTGATGCATACTTCAATCGTGCACTGATCAAAGAGGGTATTGGTGATTTTGAGGGCGCGGTGATTGATTACAACCGGGTAATTTCCTTAAACCCGGAAGACGGGTTGGCATACTACAACCGGGCAAACTGCAAAGCTGAGATGGATGACATCGGTGCCGGTATTTCGGATCTGGATGATGCTATTCGCATCGAACCCAAAAACGCATCGTATTATAAACTGCGCGGTAATTTCTATTATCAATTACAAGAAACCGATAAAGCCTGTTTCGATTGGCGAAAGGCCGTTGAATTTGGTGATTCGAAAGCGCGCTTTCAAATCGATCAGTATTGCAAGAAAAAGTAA
- a CDS encoding acylphosphatase, producing MKRVSILVRGKVQGVFYRASTVTKAQQLGVNGFVRNESDGSVYIEAEGDEGKINELIAWCRIGPPRARVDEVLVETYSTLGSFTDFRVSR from the coding sequence ATGAAACGCGTTTCTATTCTGGTAAGAGGAAAAGTGCAGGGTGTTTTTTATCGTGCTTCAACCGTAACGAAGGCACAACAGTTGGGAGTGAACGGTTTTGTTCGCAATGAATCCGATGGAAGCGTGTACATCGAGGCCGAGGGTGATGAGGGAAAAATAAATGAACTTATTGCCTGGTGCCGGATTGGTCCGCCACGCGCCCGTGTGGATGAGGTTTTAGTTGAGACATATTCAACGTTAGGTAGCTTTACAGATTTCCGCGTTTCGCGATAA
- the deoC gene encoding deoxyribose-phosphate aldolase — protein MELSAYIEHTNLSPTLTISDIDKLVVDARQHKFHGICVPPFWVKRAKREIGNDPIALVTVAGFPLGYNMTETKLDEIKRAIDNGADEIDLVWNISSFKTGLPWTKIELAKSSKLCHDHSKIIKIIIETAYLSDDEIVQACKLCADSGADFVKTSTGFAPSGANVEHIRLMRNVLPAAVSIKASGGIKTKEQALHMIEAGADRLGTSSGITIVTT, from the coding sequence ATGGAGTTATCCGCATACATTGAGCATACCAATCTTTCCCCAACCCTTACCATCAGCGATATTGATAAACTGGTAGTGGATGCACGCCAGCACAAGTTTCATGGCATCTGTGTTCCGCCCTTTTGGGTGAAGCGTGCCAAACGCGAAATCGGCAATGACCCGATTGCCCTGGTAACGGTTGCAGGCTTTCCGCTGGGTTACAACATGACAGAAACAAAACTGGATGAAATCAAGCGTGCAATCGATAACGGTGCCGATGAAATTGATCTGGTGTGGAACATAAGTTCATTCAAAACCGGATTGCCCTGGACGAAAATTGAACTGGCCAAATCCAGCAAGTTGTGTCACGATCACAGCAAAATCATCAAGATTATCATTGAAACCGCGTATCTTTCAGATGATGAAATTGTTCAGGCGTGTAAGCTTTGTGCCGATTCGGGAGCAGACTTTGTGAAAACTTCTACAGGTTTTGCGCCCAGTGGTGCCAATGTGGAACACATACGCTTAATGCGAAACGTGTTACCGGCAGCAGTAAGCATCAAAGCATCGGGAGGAATAAAAACAAAAGAGCAAGCCCTTCACATGATTGAAGCAGGTGCTGACCGACTGGGAACATCATCAGGAATAACGATTGTAACAACGTAA
- a CDS encoding heme-binding domain-containing protein encodes MTKRIVIGVVLLIIVIQLLQPTKNKSEGISENDISHVYALPDGLHDMLMQKCYDCHSNNTRYPWYVHIQPIGWWLASHVKEGKEHLDFSEFKTYEKRKADHKLEELVEVLEAGEMPLKSYLLMHGDAKVTAEETQMIKTWVKSLGVAVE; translated from the coding sequence ATGACGAAACGAATTGTAATCGGAGTAGTACTGCTGATCATCGTCATCCAGTTGCTCCAGCCAACTAAAAATAAATCGGAAGGAATTTCTGAAAACGACATCTCGCATGTTTACGCCTTGCCCGATGGCTTGCATGACATGTTGATGCAGAAGTGTTACGATTGCCACAGCAACAATACGCGTTATCCGTGGTACGTACATATTCAGCCGATAGGCTGGTGGCTGGCATCGCATGTAAAGGAAGGTAAGGAGCATTTGGATTTTTCGGAATTCAAAACATATGAAAAGCGAAAAGCCGATCACAAACTGGAGGAACTGGTAGAAGTGTTGGAAGCAGGAGAGATGCCGCTCAAAAGTTATCTGCTTATGCATGGTGACGCAAAGGTTACAGCCGAGGAAACACAGATGATTAAAACATGGGTGAAGTCGTTAGGTGTTGCGGTTGAGTGA
- a CDS encoding nuclear transport factor 2 family protein, translating to MLNPLPVKIALTLLFSVLLNIAFGQNKDQSTITVRKPITTTGLSNFSPNKQKRWIRIDEVAVETFNLALTPIEEQLARAESAEIKALLRRDTSALKNIWLQDFTRDKPHNKVLHDPNPLPQYLSINRRIEKILLTGDHAYVSGMEYAVQIQEDNTVDTQVAQKYTHLWIKELFGWRLASKRYD from the coding sequence ATGCTTAATCCGCTTCCTGTAAAAATTGCGTTAACCCTATTATTTTCGGTCTTGCTGAATATCGCTTTTGGTCAAAATAAAGATCAATCCACCATTACGGTACGTAAACCCATTACCACAACCGGCTTAAGCAACTTCTCCCCCAACAAACAAAAAAGATGGATCAGGATTGATGAAGTTGCTGTTGAAACCTTTAACCTTGCCCTTACCCCGATTGAAGAACAATTGGCACGTGCTGAGTCAGCTGAGATCAAAGCGTTACTTAGGCGTGATACCAGCGCGTTGAAAAACATCTGGCTTCAGGATTTTACACGCGATAAACCCCACAACAAAGTACTCCACGACCCTAACCCGCTGCCACAATACCTTTCCATAAATCGGAGAATAGAAAAGATTCTGCTAACCGGTGATCATGCCTATGTTTCGGGAATGGAATATGCGGTGCAGATTCAGGAGGACAACACCGTGGATACGCAGGTTGCACAGAAATACACGCACCTATGGATCAAGGAGCTTTTCGGATGGAGGCTGGCCAGCAAGCGTTATGATTAA
- a CDS encoding thermonuclease family protein has translation MKTFLIILLLGITIYRAEANTVRGKVISVVDGNTVEVVSAEDEIYRIVLAGIDCPEPGQPYAEEAKRFLENAILRKSIDVKLVGKDRWGNYLGEIITEVEVSAELVKRGLAWCHEKNAPESLKALQQQAREQRIGLWQEENPTAPWIYRRQQSMLQPKGM, from the coding sequence ATGAAAACATTTTTGATAATTCTGTTACTGGGCATTACGATTTATAGGGCAGAGGCAAATACTGTGCGCGGGAAAGTAATTTCGGTAGTCGATGGTAATACGGTTGAAGTGGTTTCAGCGGAAGATGAAATATATCGCATTGTACTGGCAGGCATTGATTGCCCTGAGCCAGGTCAGCCTTATGCTGAAGAAGCGAAAAGATTTTTGGAAAACGCCATACTCAGAAAATCAATTGATGTGAAATTGGTAGGAAAAGATCGTTGGGGAAATTACCTCGGAGAGATCATAACCGAAGTTGAGGTGAGTGCTGAATTGGTTAAGCGCGGCCTCGCCTGGTGCCATGAAAAGAACGCGCCTGAGAGTTTAAAAGCCTTGCAGCAACAAGCCCGCGAACAGCGCATAGGCCTGTGGCAGGAAGAAAATCCGACAGCGCCCTGGATTTACCGTAGGCAACAAAGCATGCTCCAGCCCAAGGGCATGTAG
- a CDS encoding NADP-dependent glyceraldehyde-3-phosphate dehydrogenase, with amino-acid sequence MSRILSGVFPEASAIPEQFRVSYQEQREYLINGELRQWPGALNAVQSPVFVKEGDHYKQQTIGATPLLTAHEALQALDAAVNAYNLGHGLWPTLSVAERISHIEKFLEQMRKQRDEVVKLLMWEIGKTLKDSEKEFDRTCDYIVDTVKSLKELDRNSAKLVEEQGFMAQIRRVPLGVALCMGPFNYPLNETFSTLIPALIMGNTVVFKPAKYGVLLIRPLLKAFQESFPPGVINVIYGKGRDTVGALMETGKIDVFAFIGTNKGANDLKRLHPKPHRLKSILGLDAKNPAIVLQDADLDQTVSECVAGSLSFNGQRCTALKILFVHKSLVNDFIKRFTAEVAKLKTGMPWDAGVSLTPLPEPGKTDYLRGLVEDAKRKGANVLNEHGGEINQSFFYPAVLYPVTAEMNVYREEQFGPVIPIVPFEKDEEAIQYVVNSNFGQQVSIFGSDSRRIAMYIDMFTNQVGRINVNTQCQRGPDTFPFNGRKDSAEGTLSVADALRVFSIRTLVATKSTEGNKQIISTIIRNRESVFLSTDYIM; translated from the coding sequence ATGAGCCGTATTTTATCAGGTGTATTTCCGGAAGCATCAGCCATACCGGAACAGTTTCGTGTTTCGTACCAGGAGCAGCGCGAGTATTTAATTAATGGAGAATTGCGCCAATGGCCTGGTGCACTGAATGCGGTGCAAAGTCCGGTGTTTGTTAAAGAAGGGGATCACTACAAACAGCAAACCATTGGTGCAACACCCTTGCTTACGGCACATGAAGCGCTGCAAGCATTGGATGCAGCTGTAAATGCATACAACCTTGGGCACGGGCTGTGGCCAACGCTTTCGGTTGCTGAGCGCATTTCACACATCGAAAAATTTTTAGAGCAGATGCGCAAGCAGCGCGATGAAGTAGTGAAGTTATTGATGTGGGAAATCGGTAAAACATTAAAAGACTCCGAGAAAGAATTTGATCGCACGTGCGATTACATTGTCGATACGGTGAAGTCGCTGAAAGAACTTGACCGCAATTCAGCCAAGCTGGTAGAAGAGCAAGGCTTTATGGCGCAGATTCGCAGGGTGCCGTTAGGTGTGGCGCTTTGTATGGGTCCGTTCAATTATCCATTGAATGAAACGTTCAGCACACTGATCCCTGCGTTGATTATGGGAAATACAGTTGTGTTTAAACCCGCCAAGTATGGTGTGTTGTTGATTCGTCCCTTGTTAAAAGCTTTTCAAGAAAGTTTTCCTCCGGGCGTGATCAACGTTATTTACGGAAAAGGACGTGACACCGTTGGCGCGTTGATGGAAACCGGAAAGATTGATGTCTTTGCGTTTATCGGCACCAATAAAGGAGCAAATGATTTGAAGCGTCTGCATCCGAAGCCACATCGGTTAAAATCTATTCTGGGTCTGGATGCAAAAAATCCGGCCATTGTTTTGCAGGATGCAGATTTGGATCAAACCGTTTCCGAATGTGTGGCTGGTTCGCTTTCGTTTAACGGACAGCGTTGTACGGCATTGAAAATTTTATTCGTGCATAAAAGTCTGGTGAACGATTTCATAAAACGATTTACAGCCGAAGTAGCCAAACTTAAAACCGGTATGCCCTGGGATGCTGGCGTAAGCCTTACGCCACTGCCGGAACCCGGTAAAACAGATTACCTGCGCGGGTTGGTGGAAGATGCCAAGCGTAAAGGAGCGAATGTACTAAATGAACATGGTGGAGAAATCAACCAATCGTTTTTTTATCCGGCTGTACTCTATCCGGTAACGGCAGAGATGAATGTGTATCGCGAGGAACAATTCGGTCCGGTTATTCCGATTGTGCCGTTTGAGAAAGATGAGGAGGCCATTCAGTATGTGGTGAACTCAAACTTCGGTCAGCAGGTAAGTATTTTCGGCAGCGATAGCAGAAGGATTGCCATGTACATCGACATGTTCACCAACCAGGTTGGTCGCATAAATGTAAATACACAATGCCAGCGCGGACCGGATACTTTTCCGTTCAATGGGCGAAAGGATTCAGCAGAGGGAACATTGTCGGTGGCAGATGCACTTCGCGTTTTTTCCATTCGAACACTGGTGGCAACAAAATCCACAGAAGGCAATAAGCAAATCATTAGCACTATTATTCGCAACCGCGAATCGGTGTTTCTGAGTACGGATTATATCATGTGA